A stretch of Babesia bigemina genome assembly Bbig001, chromosome : III DNA encodes these proteins:
- a CDS encoding kelch repeat containing protein, putative → MPKNKTEAKAKLAAAKREAQERKARKKLLKGTKEKDISQIIKRFRYSHDTADKGKLVDVEGVRPGPRASATFTPMQNDIAILFGGEFYDGIQVEVYNDTFFYNASKHEWRMLQTTAKPPPRCSHQATVFNNYLYIFGGEYTTLDQFHHFNDMHRLCLKTLKWEPVEVTGTVPAPRSGHRMVTWNGYWVLFGGFHDTTREATYYNDLYLFSFKTSEWKRVCQQRYSGAIPEPRAACLMLAPRNSNKVLVFGGFTKTKDTAKNVAGKYHQDSWLINMDLALQGDALVWEKISTKGKPTYSIGFGVANHQNVGLVVGGVSDTDSGGTSLKSVFYNSVYTLNVDQKRWYPLTAGDNASNPDKPDAEATLEEKMSSVSLAANPPPRMNPHAVVCGNTLYVYGGIVEQGSVEVTMSDMWVLDLGKRDGWRCIDPGFNFSEVYKGEMDMQEDSSSDEEPSNSAEDDDDEEEDGDEEDDSDDEEMLTDEDGSDQDADNA, encoded by the exons ATGCCGAAAAACAAAACCGAGGCGAAGGCGAagctcgccgccgccaagcgGGAGGCGCAGGAGCGGAAGGCTCGCAAAAAGCTGCTCAAGGGCACCAAGGAGAAGGACATCAGCCAGATTATCAAGCGGTTCCGCTACAGCCACGACACGGCGGACAAGGGCAAACTGGTCGACGTCGAAGGTGTGCGACCCGGCCCGCGGGCCAGTGCCACGTTCACTCCGATGCAAAA CGATATCGCAATTCTCTTCGGTGGCGAGTTCTACGACGGGATCCAGGTGGAGGTCTACAACGACACCTTTTTCTACAATGCGTCGAAGCACGAGTGGCGGATGCTGCAGACGACGGCCAAGCCGCCCCCGAGGTGCTCCCACCAGGCGACTGTGTTCAA CAACTACCTCTACATCTTCGGCGGGGAGTACACCACGCTGGACCAGTTCCACCACTTCAACGACATGCACCGGCTGTGCCTCAAAACCCTGAAGTGGGAGCCCGTGGAGGTCACCGGGACCGTGCCTGCGCCCAGGAGCGGCCACAGGATG GTCACCTGGAACGGGTACTGGGTGCTCTTCGGCGGGTTCCACGACACCACCAGGGAGGCCACCTACTACAACGACCTGTACCTCTTCTCTTTCAAGACCTCCGAGTGGAAGCGCGTGTGCCAGCAGAGGTACTCTGGTGCCATCCCGGAGCCCAGGGCGGCCTGCCTTATGCTGGCGCCTAGGAATT ccaacaagGTCCTGGTCTTCGGCGGGTTCACCAAGACGAAGGACACCGCCAAGAACGTCGCCGGGAAGTACCACCAG GATTCGTGGCTCATCAACATGGACCTGGCGCTCCAGGGGGACGCACTGGTGTGGGAGAAGATCAGCACCAAGGGCAAGCCCACGTACTCCATTG GCTTCGGAGTGGCGAACCACCAAAATGTCGGTCTGGTGGTCGGCGGAGTGTCCGACACGGACTCCGGGGGCACCTCGCTGAAGTCGGTTTTCTACAACAGCGTGTACACGCTGAACGTCGACCAGAA GAGGTGGTACCCGCTCACCGCGGGTGACAATGCCTCGAATCCGGACAAGCCCGACGCCGAGGCCACGCTGGAAG AAAAAATGAGCAGCGTGTCGCTGGCAGCTAACCCGCCGCCAAGGATGAACCCGCATGCCGTGGTGTGCGGGAACACGCTGTACGTGTACGGCGGCATCGTCGAGCAGGGATCGGTGGAGGTGACCATGAGTGACATGTGGGTGCTGGACCTCGGCAAAAG GGACGGCTGGAGGTGCATCGACCCCGGGTTCAACTTCAGTGAGGTGTACAAGGGCGAGATGGATATGCAGGAGGACTCGTCCTCGGACGAGGAGCCAAGCAACTCGGCggaagatgacgacgatgaggagGAGGACGGCGACGAGGAAGATGACagcgatgatgaggagATGCTTACGGACGAagacggcagcgatcagGACGCCGACAACGCATAG
- a CDS encoding pyruvate kinase, putative → MESAFDVCAGGISQLSEITLDKISRKITAADIKNKRTHIVCTMGPSVKTAETVVALIDAGLNVCRFNFSHGDHQSQKEMLMKVQSAMEQRPHANVGLMLDTKGPEIRTGFLKEHKAINLVHGQSLKITTDYTYEGDSECIACSYPKLTESVQVGSRILIADGSLTCEVMEKFSDHIVVKVLNNATIGEKKNMNLPGVKVDLPVLGEKDINDIQQFAVPNNFDFIALSFAQSADDIRECRRVLGEAGKHIKVIPKIENMEGLRNFDAILAEADGVMIARGDLGMEIPVEKVCIAQKYMIKKCNEASKPVITATQMLESMINNPRPTRAESSDVVNAVLDGTDCVMLSGESAGGKYPVDCVEIMAKLCFEAENCIANRKHFANAIAATNKNLSKEQALARAAALVAMEINAAAILSFSADGSLTHYISGCKPTCPVVSFSTEQHVTKYMSVCRNLMAKRLPAYGNQESDINAAIASAKEMGVVEQGAMVVVAYATGSGAQAADNFVRVVSA, encoded by the coding sequence ATGGAATCCGCCTTTGACGTGTGTGCCGGAGGCATCTCCCAACTGTCCGAGATCACTCTCGACAAAATCAGCAGGAAGATCACCGCCGCCGACATCAAGAACAAGCGTACGCATATCGTCTGCACCATGGGACCCTCCGTCAAAACCGCTGAAACCGTGGTCGCCCTCATCGACGCCGGCCTGAACGTCTGCCGCTTCAACTTCTCGCACGGCGACCACCAGTCGCAGAAGGAGATGCTCATGAAGGTCCAGAGCGCCATGGAGCAGCGCCCGCACGCCAACGTGGGACTCATGCTCGACACCAAGGGACCTGAGATCAGGACCGGTTTCCTCAAGGAGCACAAGGCCATCAACCTCGTGCACGGCCAGTCCCTCAAGATCACCACCGACTACACCTACGAGGGCGACAGCGAGTGCATCGCGTGCTCCTACCCCAAGCTGACGGAGTCCGTCCAGGTCGGCAGCAGGATCCTCATCGCCGACGGCAGCCTCACCTGCGAGGTCATGGAGAAGTTCAGCGACCACATCGTCGTCAAGGTACTCAACAACGCCACCATCGGCGAGAAGAAGAACATGAACCTCCCCGGCGTGAAGGTCGACCTCCCCGTCCTCGGCGAGAAGGACATCAACGACATCCAGCAGTTCGCCGTGCCCAACAACTTCGACTTCATCGCGCTCTCCTTCGCGCAGTCCGCTGACGACATCAGGGAGTGCAGGCGCGTGCTGGGCGAGGCCGGCAAGCACATCAAGGTCATCCCCAAGATCGAGAACATGGAGGGCCTGCGCAACTTCGACGCCATCCTCGCCGAGGCCGACGGTGTCATGATCGCCAGGGGCGACCTCGGTATGGAGATCCCGGTCGAGAAGGTCTGCATCGCGCAGAAGTACATGATCAAGAAGTGCAACGAGGCCTCCAAGCCGGTCATCACCGCCACGCAGATGCTCGAGTCCATGATCAACAACCCCAGGCCGACCAGGGCCGAGTCCTCCGACGTCGTCAACGCCGTTTTGGACGGCACCGACTGCGTCATGCTGTCCGGCGAGTCCGCGGGCGGCAAGTACCCCGTGGACTGTGTCGAGATCATGGCCAAGCTCTGCTTCGAGGCCGAGAACTGCATCGCCAACCGCAAGCACTTCGCCAACGCCATTGCCGCGACCAACAAGAACCTCTCCAAGGAGCAGGCGCTCGCACGCGCCGCCGCGCTGGTCGCCATGGAGAtcaacgccgccgccatcctCAGCTTCTCCGCTGACGGCAGCCTGACGCACTACATCTCCGGCTGCAAGCCCACCTGCCCCGTGGTCTCCTTCTCCACCGAGCAGCACGTCACCAAGTACATGAGCGTCTGCCGCAACCTCATGGCCAAGAGGCTGCCCGCGTACGGCAACCAGGAGAGCGACATCAACGCCGCCATCGCTTCGGCCAAGGAGATGGGCGTCGTCGAGCAGGGCGCCATGGTCGTCGTCGCCTACGCCACCGGCTCAGGCGCCCAGGCCGCCGACAACTTCGTGCGCGTCGTCTCGGCTTGA
- a CDS encoding SHORT-CHAIN DEHYDROGENASES/REDUCTASE FAMILY MEMBER protein, putative, producing MRISLSRLADARALTEHCGWKLQVALCVDRQPTQFAEFAADRAFREFAEAWRRSTLTQLNVPKLSTIESKITHKITPSKERKPASTNTETEAAVEVTEELDELLAREIAFRPTRRRTQKGQLETKQVEKVNVDGDLRNVERLAQHWLFLALKHRLHGWMLPTADLYHGDGLRQTLQRLCAEQLGESYTPYFIGYAPFFHRTLPVPQVGVESEIKGNKIFYFRARHVPGTALDIRPQTTDIVDHAWHYRSCNMANSSKSKTNSEAPRVVACAADPCYRALIYVLAFVLAHFAVLYKTRFDVNAIARRSVLVNLLHMTESSWAVGLFVLQAGLGFLSLCVYASRFVAAGSPLPFILHEHTDLVGHTAVVTGGTSGVGRETALQLLLWRCKVVIIGRDKTKGANAVEYLRQKAKVGFEMIQYVEMDLNDKKSIATAAAEILRTNASIDFLINNAGVAQEATMNAHKMESMFAANFLGHFYFTKLLMGALKRDKARIINVSSLAHYCYNPNDDPLLKGGHTMQLPRNANAQTYYARSKLFNIWHAQALQRRFDKLEKEHRGVVCFSAAPGIVATPLLESYTRRILAPVLRAVVWCFTKTPRDGANTILYLCSAPLEELTPGGYYYECKLGYVSKHAQDAPKQEALYELAEKMLKT from the exons ATGAGAATCAGCCTGAGCAGGCTTGCAGACGCAAGGGCGCTCACGGAACACTGCGGGTGGAAGCTGCAGGTCGCACTCTGCGTAGACCGGCAGCCGACGCAGTTTGCGGAATTCGCGGCAGACAGGGCGTTCCGTGAGTTCGCGGAGGCCTGGAGGCGCTCCACACTCACCCAGCTCAACGTCCCGAAGCTCTCGACCATTGAGAGCAAAATCACGCACAAAATTACGCCTTCCAAGGAACGGAAGCCCGCTTCCACGAATACGGAAACCGAAGCCGCCGTGGAAGTCACGGAGGAACTCGACGAGCTGCTTGCTAGGGAGATTGCGTTCCGACCGACCAGGAGGCGGACGCAGAAGGGGCAGCTGGAGACCAAGCAGGTCGAGAAGGTCAACGTCGACGGAGACCTGAGGAACGTGGAGAGGCTTGCGCAGCACTGGCTGTTCCTCGCGCTCAAACACAGGCTGCACGGGTGGATGCTCCCAACCGCCGACCTGTACCACGGGGACGGCCTTAGACAA ACGCTACAACGGCTGTGCGCCGAGCAGCTCGGTGAGAGCTATACTCCCTATTTTATCGGGTACGCGCCTTTCTTCCACCGGACCCTCCCGGTCCCGCAAGTTGGCGTGGAGTCCGAGATAAAGGGCAACAAG ATATTCTACTTCCGCGCGCGGCACGTGCCCGGGACGGCGCTAGACATACGGCCGCAGACGACCGACATCGTCGACCACGCGTG GCACTACCGCTCGTGCAACATGGCGAATAGCAGCAAGAGCAAGACGAACAGCGAGGCGCCCAGGGTGGTCGCATGCGCGGCTGACCCCTGCTACCGTGCCCTGATTTACGTGCTCGCGTTCGTCCTCGCGCACTTCGCGGTGCTGTACAAGACGCGATTCGACGTTAACGCGATAGCTAGGCGATCGGTGCTGGTGAACCTGCTGCACATGACAGAGAGCAGCTGGGCAGTCGGGCTCTTCGTCCTTCAGGCAGGACTCGGGTTCCTGTCGCTCTGCGTGTACGCGTCCAGGTTCGTCGCCGCGGGATCGCCGCTGCCGTTCATTCTCCACGAGCACACCGATCTGGTCGGCCACACCGCCGTCGTGACTG GCGGCACAAGCGGCGTCGGCAGGGAGACGGccttgcagctgctgctgtggAGGTGCAAGGTCGTGATCATCGGGCGCGACAAAACCAAGGGCGCGAACGCCGTGGAATACCTCCGGCAAAAGGCCAAAGTGGGATT TGAGATGATCCAGTACGTGGAGATGGACCTCAACGACAAGAAGTCAATCGCCACGGCCGCGGCGGAGATCCTGCGCACCAACGCCTCGATAGACTTCCTCATCAACAACGCCGGCGTCGCCCAGGAGGCCACCATGAACGCGCACAAGATGGAGTCCATGTTCGCGGCCAACTTCCTCGGGCACTTCTACTTCACCAAGCTGCTCATGGGCGCGCTCAAGAGGGACAAGGCGCGGATCATCAACGTGTCCAGCCTGGCGCACTACTGCTACAACCCGAACGACGACCCGCTCCTCAAGGGCGGGCACACCATGCAGCTCCCCCGGAACGCCAACGCCCAAACCTACTACGCCAGGTCGAAGCTCTTCAACATCTGGCACgcgcaggcgctgcagcggcgGTTCGACAagctggagaaggagcACAGGGGGGTAGTGTGCTTCTCAGCGGCGCCGGGCATCGTGGCcacgccgctgctggagagctACACGCGGCGGATCCTGGCGCCGGTCCTCAGGGCCGTCGTCTGGTGCTTCACCAAGACGCCCAGGGATGGCGCCAACACGATACT GTACCTCTGCTCCGCCCCGCTGGAGGAGCTCACCCCGGGAGGGTACTACTACGAGTGCAAGCTCGGGTACGTGAGCAAGCACGCGCAGGACGCCCCCAAGCAGGAGGCCCTGTACGAACTCGCAGAGAAAATGCTTAAGACTTAA
- a CDS encoding membrane protein, putative, with amino-acid sequence MEGSSEYCSPVPCCFIATKHPMNDTGSKMECASSYQGLPSQPEGYPCLRFHAMRLPTWAMARAKDGVATEQHSLSGGEASENGTISEMRKQPMASKPITRKTRSRRKLGKPKTVADIIKRRLIPQPPSLRETDRLIARKPWKRMGIPSIIKQERQKIEETDAFLDDYFHSYLIKKGTDAGLRCGVKTVDEKLFQNSQSSSQRSSSNDDMTPGTTYKYDADELLQIWNTKGGHFYTSIPKTVAMLQIVRRIAVDSKADLEMINRIRDHVCFKRLVGSVVRHMKYLTRIELPSHLKNYPKLMKMVPKFNNEQMVTIFTVLAYFRFSNEKVLDAMLQYSKPYKEFTPEEMRSVIISCIKMGADASQIVGDYVDKLKAEIMQSEQPNGNAQQELDIYLDVLRICSKTDHMDNELFKHIARFVKQQENMPVGTAIAAACLFAEVHHIDEELYQHLYTVMTNNIDSIRGKNVVNKLVTGMAMCHSRPPKKLVDHLANSVLQEIKSYSLVKLTATLRNLALMDSYNDALCHKVFNLELFTNPPSVKVLQQINLKLNQKKTVYAAYLHPTATSTLNVVFGNAYQAYLGYRLLGKTQNKFELPKEAVSRLKVRLSVVETCMKQAIYTASAKNWTFGSSSFHIQVRDLLKEAFGIESEVEHITSDGLLVDIAILPTSLAQFTEQVGAQDFLKDKRCAIEVHGPFHYLQKSTDVFPPPMNNTTTFKERLLRARGWDVAHLHYWSLVPWMKRDHKIRVLARLLPQWVKNICNIADVKTTPSQMAPS; translated from the exons ATGGAAGGCAGCTCAGAATACTGCTCGCCTGTACCCTGCTGTTTTATCGCAACCAAGCACCCGATGAACGACACAGGCAGCAAAATGGAGTGTGCTTCGTCGTATCAGGGGCTTCCATCGCAACCGGAGGGGTACCCATGTCTCCGTTTCCACGCCATGCGGCTTCCGACATGGGCGATGGCACGTG CAAAGGACGGGGTGGCAACAGAGCAGCACTCCCTGTCCGGAGGTGAAGCATCTGAAAATGGTACTATAAGTGAAATGCGCAAGCAACCAATGGCTTCTAAGCCTATCACAAGGAAAACGAGGTCACGCAGAAAACTGGGTAAACCAAAGACAGTTGCGGACATCATCAAACGGCGCCTGATCCCCCAACCGCCGTCACTCAGGGAAACCGATCGTTTGATAGCAAGGAAACCCTGGAAACGAATGGGTATACCGTCCATCATCAAACAGGAGAGACAGAAGATAGAGGAGACGGATGCATTCCTGGATGATTATTTTCACTCATACCTCATCAAAAAAGGGACGGATGCAGGACTGCGCTGCGGCGTGAAGACCGTAGACGAAAAGCTCTTCCAGAATAGCCAGAGCAGCTCACAGCGGTCGTCAAGCAACGATGACATGACGCCGGGGACTACGTATAAATACGATGCCGACGAACTGCTGCAAATATGGAACACGAAAGGGGGGCATTTCTACACCAGCATACCCAAAACGGTAGCCATGTTGCAGATAGTGAGGCGCATAGCGGTCGATTCGAAGGCTGATCTGGAAATGATTAACCGCATTCGGGACCACGTGTGTTTCAAGCGGCTTGTGGGCAGCGTCGTACGGCACATGAAGTACCTGACACGAATCGAGCTGCCGAGCCACCTCAAAAACTACCCCAAGCTCATGAAAATGGTGCCCAAATTCAACAATGAACAAATGGTCACAATCTTCACCGTGCTGGCGTACTTCCGATTCAGCAACGAGAAGGTTCTCGACGCCATGCTGCAGTACTCGAAGCCCTACAAAGAGTTCACGCCAGAGGAAATGAGATCGGTCATCATATCATGCATCAAAATGGGCGCTGACGCTTCGCAGATAGTGGGCGATTACGTCGATAAGCTGAAGGCGGAAATCATGCAATCAGAGCAGCCGAATGGCAACGCGCAGCAGGAACTGGACATATACCTAGATGTGCTCCGCATATGCAGCAAGACGGATCACATGGACAACGAACTGTTCAAGCATATTGCACGATTCGTCAAGCAACAAGAGAATATGCCCGTTGGGACGGCCATAGCCGCTGCATGCCTGTTCGCGGAGGTCCACCATATCGATGAGGAGCTGTACCAGCACCTATACACAGTGATGACGAACAATATCGACTCTATAAGGGGTAAAAATGTAGTCAATAAACTG GTAACGGGTATGGCCATGTGCCACTCCAGGCCCCCTAAAAAACTGGTTGACCATTTGGCCAACTCGGTTCTCCAGGAAATCAAGTCGTACAGTTTGGTAAAGCTTACTGCGACGCTTAG GAACCTTGCCCTGATGGACAGCTACAACGACGCCCTCTGCCACAAGGTCTTCAACCTAGAGCTCTTCACGAACCCACCGTCGGTCAAGGTTCTGCAACAGATCAACCTGAAACTGAACCAAAAGAAGACGGTGTATGCA GCATACCTTCATCCCACGGCAACGAGCACGCTGAACGTGGTATTTGGGAATGCCTACCAGGCGTACCTGGGGTACCGCCTGCTGGGTAAGACGCAGAATAAATTCGAGCTTCCTAAGGAGGCGGTAAGCAGGTTGAAGGTGAGGCTGTCAGTGGTAGAAACATGCATGAAACAGGCTATCTACACCGCAAGCGCCAAAAATTGGACGTTCGGTTCATCTTCGTTCCACATACAAGTGCGAGATTTGCTGAAAGAG GCGTTCGGAATTGAGTCTGAAGTTGAACACATAACCAGTGACGGGCTGCTTGTAGACATAGCCATACTGCCCACCAGTCTGGCACAGTTCACGGAACAAGTTGGTGCCCAAGATTTCCTGAAGGATAAACGATGCGCCATTGAGGTGCACGGGCCTTTCCACTACCTGCAGAAGTCCACGGATGTATTTCCGCCACCAATGAACAACACAACGACATTCAAGGAAAG GCTGTTGAGAGCTCGAGGCTGGGATGTTGCACACCTTCACTACTGGTCGCTCGTCCCATG GATGAAGAGGGATCACAAAATTCGCGTTCTCGCTAGACTCCTTCCGCAATGGGTGAAGAATATCTGCAATATCGCGGATGTAAAAACGACGCCTAGTCAAATGGCGCCCTCTTGA